CAGGCGGACGGGTCCGCCAGCAGATTCGGAGCGGCCGTACGGCAGCCGCCGGTCAGGGTTTCGGCTCTGGGACCGACCACCAGTGTGTTCGTGGCCGCGTCCCGGCCCGTGACGTAAAGAGGCTCGGAATAGGCCACACCCAGCCCCTTGCGCTGTCCCAGAGTGTGATTCCACAAGCCCTGATGCCGCCCAAGGACGGTACCGTCGGCCAGAGCGATGGGACCGGGCGGGGAAAGTTCCGTCTTTCGCGCACGCAGAAAATCCCGGTAATCGCCGGGAATGAAGCAGATTTCCTGGCTTTCCCGGCCCGCCGGCGGGGTCAGACCGCGGGCGGCCAGTTCCGTCCGCACCACGTCCTTGGTCCACTCGCCCAGCGGAAAAAGAAGGCGCCCCAGACGCTGCCGGGGCACCATTGAAAGAAAATAGCTCTGGTCCTTGGCCGCGTCCCGGCCCCGGAACAGCGCCCCGCTCCGCAGGACGGCGTAATGTCCCGTGGCCAGTCTGTCCGCGCCCAGAGCGAGGGAACGGTCCAGCACCAGACCGAATTTCATGGCCGGATTGCAGGCCGCGCAGGGATTGGGAGTAAGCCCCCGCTGGTATGCCCGGACAAAGGGGCCGACGACCAGTTCCTCGAACTCCCGGCGCAAATCCAGCACATGGAGGAGCACGCCAAGATCGCCGCAAAGCTCTTCCAGCCGGGCGGGCAGGCCGTCTTCAGGCAGGAAGCGGGCGTGCACGCCGAACACGTTTTCCCCGGCGTCCCGGAGCAGAAGCAGAGCCAGCAGGGAATCCGCTCCGCCGCTGAGAGCGACGGCAACGGTCATGATCCGGCGGGCGGCGCGGGCAACGCGGGCAGACGCGCTTCCAGGGCCCGGGCCACACGCAGCAGCCGGGCCTCTTCAAGATGTCCTCCGAACAGTTGCAAACCCACGGGCATGCCCGTCTCGCGGCCCAGGCCCACAGGCAGGGACAGCCCCGGCAGACCGCCCAGGTTGAGAGAAATGGTGAATATGTCCGTGAGGTACATCTGCAGGGGGTCGGCCGTATTCTGCCCTACGGCGAAGGCCGTAGCCGGGCAGGCCGGACCGCAGATAAGGTCGCAGCGGGTCAGGGCGTCCAGAAAGTCCTGACGGATCAGCCGCCGGACCTGGGCCGCTTTCCTGTAGTAGGCGTCGTAGTATCCGGCCGAGAGCACATAGGTGCCGAGCAGTATGCGGCGGATGACCTCGTCGCCGAAGCCTTCGGAGCGGGAGGAGGTGTACAGCTCCGCCAGATTGGACGCGCGGCCGCCGCGCCGTCCGTAGCGCACGCCGTCGAAGCGGGCCAGATTGGAGCTGGCTTCGGCCATGGCCAGGATGTAGTAGGTGGCGATGGCATATTCCGTGTGCGGCAGGGAAACAGGGACGACTTCCGCGCCCATCTCCCGCGCCGCCTCGATGGCGTTCCGGCAGGCCTCTTCCACTTCCGGCTCCAGCCCTTCTCCCCAGTATTCTTCAGGCAGGCCCAGGCGGACGCCCTCAAGAGAGGCGGAATTTTCCAAATCCGCGAGATAATCGGGAACAGGCTCGTTCAGGCTGGTGGCGTCCTGAGGGTCGTGTCCGGCCATGACCTGGAGCATGAGCGCCGCGTCGGCTACCGTTCTGGTCATGGGACCAGCCTGATCCAGAGAAGAGCCGTAGGCGATGAGCCCGCGCCGCGAT
Above is a window of Desulfomicrobium orale DSM 12838 DNA encoding:
- the mnmA gene encoding tRNA 2-thiouridine(34) synthase MnmA: MTVAVALSGGADSLLALLLLRDAGENVFGVHARFLPEDGLPARLEELCGDLGVLLHVLDLRREFEELVVGPFVRAYQRGLTPNPCAACNPAMKFGLVLDRSLALGADRLATGHYAVLRSGALFRGRDAAKDQSYFLSMVPRQRLGRLLFPLGEWTKDVVRTELAARGLTPPAGRESQEICFIPGDYRDFLRARKTELSPPGPIALADGTVLGRHQGLWNHTLGQRKGLGVAYSEPLYVTGRDAATNTLVVGPRAETLTGGCRTAAPNLLADPSAWPGRVLVQTIYRQRPVPARVDLEGRGMTITFSEPRALPAPGQIAAVYSEEGRVLAGAVITAE
- the gatA gene encoding Asp-tRNA(Asn)/Glu-tRNA(Gln) amidotransferase subunit GatA, yielding MSELCAHSLIHIRDLLRAGDVSAASAVSACLECIERTEPALHALLHVDAETALARARALDAEGPDPARPLWGVPITVKDALTTLGMPATCGSRILENFRPVYDAHCVARLKEAGAIILGKNNMDEFAMGSSTENSAFGLTRNPWNTGRVPGGSSGGSAASVAAGQCFASVGTDTGGSIRQPASFCGIVGLKPTYGRVSRRGLIAYGSSLDQAGPMTRTVADAALMLQVMAGHDPQDATSLNEPVPDYLADLENSASLEGVRLGLPEEYWGEGLEPEVEEACRNAIEAAREMGAEVVPVSLPHTEYAIATYYILAMAEASSNLARFDGVRYGRRGGRASNLAELYTSSRSEGFGDEVIRRILLGTYVLSAGYYDAYYRKAAQVRRLIRQDFLDALTRCDLICGPACPATAFAVGQNTADPLQMYLTDIFTISLNLGGLPGLSLPVGLGRETGMPVGLQLFGGHLEEARLLRVARALEARLPALPAPPAGS